One part of the Roseomonas gilardii genome encodes these proteins:
- a CDS encoding extensin family protein gives MSMRVKRALLLLLLPLALLGVALAGFLRLPPAWDPFAPLDLRAAPNPMSRFKLAQMKWQPDRCFAAFEAAGIPVRRVADQPSDEGCEILEALRLDFGPALAPAAPMATCALGASWAIYVNAVLQPVAREHLGQEVVRIRQLGTYACRAVRGGRGDGTRRSQHATANALDVAGFVLADGREVSLARDWDDPGPRGAFLHAARDGACRVFDAVLGPEYNALHRDHFHLDRGPWRACR, from the coding sequence ATGTCCATGCGCGTGAAGCGCGCCCTCCTCCTGCTGCTGTTGCCGCTCGCCCTGCTGGGGGTGGCGCTGGCGGGATTCCTCCGCCTTCCCCCGGCCTGGGACCCTTTCGCGCCCCTGGACCTGCGCGCCGCGCCCAACCCGATGAGCCGGTTCAAGCTGGCGCAGATGAAGTGGCAGCCGGACCGCTGCTTCGCCGCCTTCGAGGCCGCCGGAATCCCCGTCCGCCGCGTCGCGGACCAGCCGTCCGACGAGGGCTGCGAGATCCTGGAGGCGCTGCGGCTGGATTTCGGGCCGGCGCTCGCCCCGGCGGCGCCGATGGCGACCTGCGCGCTGGGCGCGTCCTGGGCCATCTATGTCAATGCCGTCCTCCAGCCGGTCGCGCGGGAGCATCTGGGGCAGGAGGTCGTGCGCATCCGGCAGCTCGGCACCTATGCCTGCCGCGCCGTGCGCGGCGGCCGGGGGGACGGCACGCGTCGCAGCCAGCACGCCACGGCCAATGCCCTTGATGTGGCGGGCTTCGTACTGGCAGACGGGCGCGAGGTGTCGCTGGCCCGCGACTGGGACGATCCCGGGCCGCGCGGCGCCTTCCTGCACGCGGCGCGCGACGGCGCCTGCCGTGTCTTCGACGCCGTCCTGGGACCGGAGTACAACGCCTTGCACCGCGACCACTTCCACCTCGACCGCGGCCCGTGGCGAGCCTGCCGGTGA
- a CDS encoding transglutaminase-like domain-containing protein, whose amino-acid sequence MDRRSFLASAATITLAAGTLTAGLQSPGQALAQPTPQPAPLPPGWRQFEVVTRVTLQDAPGAAQLWLPMAQTAGGYQAVLETRCQGTGRAQVVRDARYGAEVLKMNWEAGSDTPRSAELVQRVATRDRDGHDPAVPVTLAERQFWTQPTESVQTDGIVRDTAQRITAGLSEPRARLRAIYDWVVDHTTRDPETPGCGFGDVRGMLESGRLSGKCADINGLMTGLARAAGFPARDVYGVRVAGSRQFRTLGASGDVSKAQHCRSEVFLEDAGWFPIDPADVRKVILEHKLALDSAEIRALRESIFGSWEMNWVGYNSATDIILPDAMGNQKPNFAFLMYPCAFTANGQPDCLDPVHFSYAIEAREIAA is encoded by the coding sequence ATGGACCGTCGCAGCTTTCTGGCTTCCGCAGCCACCATTACCCTGGCCGCCGGCACCCTGACCGCCGGCCTCCAGAGCCCCGGACAGGCCCTGGCCCAGCCAACCCCCCAACCGGCGCCCCTGCCGCCCGGCTGGCGCCAGTTCGAGGTCGTCACTCGCGTGACGCTGCAGGACGCCCCGGGCGCGGCGCAGCTCTGGCTGCCCATGGCGCAGACGGCCGGCGGCTACCAGGCTGTCCTCGAAACCCGCTGCCAGGGCACGGGCCGGGCCCAGGTCGTGCGGGACGCGCGCTACGGCGCCGAGGTGCTGAAGATGAACTGGGAGGCCGGCTCCGACACCCCCAGGAGCGCCGAGCTGGTCCAGCGCGTGGCCACCCGGGACCGCGACGGCCACGACCCGGCCGTGCCCGTCACCCTGGCCGAGCGCCAGTTCTGGACCCAGCCCACCGAGAGCGTGCAGACGGACGGCATCGTACGCGACACCGCGCAGCGCATCACCGCCGGGCTGAGCGAGCCGCGCGCCCGGCTGCGGGCGATCTACGACTGGGTGGTGGACCACACGACCCGCGACCCGGAAACGCCGGGCTGCGGCTTCGGCGATGTCCGCGGCATGCTGGAAAGCGGCCGGCTGAGCGGCAAATGCGCCGACATCAACGGGCTCATGACGGGCCTCGCCCGCGCGGCGGGCTTCCCGGCACGCGACGTCTACGGGGTCCGCGTCGCCGGCTCGCGCCAGTTCCGGACGCTGGGCGCCAGCGGCGACGTCTCCAAGGCGCAGCACTGCCGCTCCGAGGTCTTCCTGGAGGATGCCGGCTGGTTCCCCATCGATCCGGCGGATGTGCGCAAGGTCATCCTGGAGCACAAGCTGGCCCTGGACAGCGCCGAGATCCGCGCCCTGCGCGAGAGCATCTTCGGCTCCTGGGAGATGAACTGGGTGGGCTACAACAGCGCCACCGACATCATCCTGCCGGACGCGATGGGCAACCAGAAGCCGAACTTCGCCTTCCTGATGTACCCCTGTGCCTTCACCGCGAACGGCCAGCCGGATTGCCTGGACCCCGTGCATTTCAGCTACGCGATCGAGGCGCGAGAGATCGCCGCCTGA
- the argC gene encoding N-acetyl-gamma-glutamyl-phosphate reductase — protein MAKGSLPSVFVDGESGTTGLQIVERLQNLPGVALRSLPAERRKDPEAKRALMAEVDAVVLCLPDDAAKESAAMAASLGTDAPKVLDASTAHRVDPDWVYGFPELSPQQATAVAQAPRVSNPGCYPTGGIALLRPLLDAGLIPADYPVTVNAVSGYSGGGKAMIAEHEGGKAPNFELYGLALEHKHVAELQRYSGLTRRPLFVPSVGHFRQGMLVSIPLHLDMLPGTPSPARLREVLEAHYAGSPWVRVLPAEANGKLEAEALNDTNGLELRVFGNEARQQAVLVARLDNLGKGASGAAVQNLGLMLGLDVEARLGRAA, from the coding sequence ATGGCCAAGGGTTCCCTGCCGTCCGTCTTCGTGGACGGCGAGTCCGGCACCACGGGGCTGCAGATCGTCGAGCGCCTGCAGAACCTGCCGGGCGTCGCGCTCCGTTCCCTGCCGGCGGAGCGCCGCAAGGACCCGGAGGCCAAGCGCGCCCTGATGGCCGAGGTGGATGCGGTGGTGCTCTGCCTGCCCGACGACGCGGCGAAGGAAAGCGCCGCCATGGCGGCCTCCCTCGGCACCGACGCGCCCAAGGTCCTGGACGCCTCGACCGCCCACCGGGTGGACCCGGACTGGGTCTATGGCTTCCCCGAGCTCTCGCCGCAGCAGGCGACCGCCGTGGCCCAGGCCCCGCGCGTGAGCAACCCCGGCTGCTACCCCACCGGCGGCATCGCGCTGCTGCGGCCGCTGCTCGATGCCGGCCTCATCCCGGCGGACTACCCGGTCACGGTAAACGCCGTCTCCGGCTATTCCGGCGGCGGCAAGGCGATGATCGCCGAGCACGAGGGCGGCAAGGCGCCGAATTTCGAGCTCTACGGCCTGGCGCTGGAACACAAGCACGTGGCCGAGCTGCAGCGCTATTCCGGCCTGACGCGCCGCCCGCTCTTCGTCCCGAGCGTGGGGCATTTCCGGCAGGGCATGCTGGTCTCCATCCCGCTGCATCTTGACATGCTGCCGGGCACGCCCTCGCCGGCCCGCCTGCGCGAAGTGCTGGAGGCGCACTACGCCGGCTCCCCCTGGGTCCGCGTCCTGCCCGCCGAGGCGAATGGCAAGCTGGAGGCCGAGGCCCTGAACGACACCAACGGGCTGGAACTCCGGGTCTTCGGCAACGAGGCCCGGCAGCAGGCGGTGCTGGTGGCGCGGCTGGACAATCTCGGCAAGGGCGCCTCGGGCGCGGCCGTCCAGAACCTCGGCCTGATGCTGGGCCTCGATGTCGAGGCGCGGCTGGGCCGGGCGGCATGA
- a CDS encoding gamma carbonic anhydrase family protein produces MSGHTGHILPFEGKLPRIHPTAWIAPTAVVIGDVEIGEGASIWYNCVLRGDTAAITVGARSNVQDGTIVHLNAGEPTRIGADVTIGHACIIHACTLEDGAFVGMGATVLDRAVIETGGMIGAGGLLAPGKVIRSNELWLGSPARLARQRTEEDLAIFARTAPHYVELSGRHRQSLAQSLE; encoded by the coding sequence ATGAGCGGCCACACAGGCCACATCCTCCCCTTCGAGGGTAAACTCCCCCGCATCCACCCCACCGCCTGGATCGCCCCCACCGCCGTGGTGATCGGCGATGTGGAGATCGGGGAGGGGGCGAGCATCTGGTACAACTGCGTGCTGCGCGGCGACACCGCCGCGATCACGGTCGGCGCCCGCTCCAATGTCCAGGACGGCACAATCGTCCACCTCAATGCCGGGGAGCCGACGCGGATCGGCGCCGATGTCACGATCGGCCATGCCTGCATCATCCATGCCTGCACGCTGGAGGACGGCGCCTTCGTCGGCATGGGCGCCACGGTGCTGGACCGCGCGGTGATCGAGACGGGCGGCATGATCGGCGCGGGCGGCCTGCTCGCGCCGGGCAAGGTGATCCGCAGCAACGAGCTCTGGCTCGGCTCGCCCGCGCGCCTGGCGCGGCAGCGGACGGAGGAGGATCTGGCGATCTTCGCCCGCACCGCCCCGCACTACGTGGAACTGTCCGGACGGCACCGCCAGAGTCTGGCGCAGAGCCTGGAGTGA
- a CDS encoding M20 aminoacylase family protein, whose translation MPVLNRIAEFHDEMTAWRQDFHRHPELAYEEVRTSGIVAEKLREFGCDEVVTGIAKTGVVGVIRGQAPGDGIGFRADMDALPILEETGLVYASTVPGTMHACGHDGHTTMLLGAAKYLAETRNFAGTAYVIFQPAEENFGGGDAMVKEGLFERFPMKRVFGIHNWPSLPAGQFAWKVGPIMAAVANITITVTGKGAHGAMPHNGNDPIVIAAQIVSALQSIVARNVEPVEAGVVTIAHITGGHTFNVIPEVVRMQGTARWFKPEIGDLLERKVREIAGGIAAAFGASAEVDFQRAYPATINEAESTRLAAEAAAVVVGEGRVIEVEKPTMGGEDFSFMLNVKDGSYLFLGGGRTGHDPNVHHPLYDFNDEILPVGASYFATLAERLLPRQG comes from the coding sequence ATGCCTGTCCTGAACCGTATCGCCGAGTTCCACGACGAGATGACCGCGTGGCGGCAGGATTTCCACCGCCATCCGGAGCTGGCCTACGAGGAGGTCCGCACCTCCGGCATCGTCGCGGAGAAGCTGCGGGAATTCGGCTGCGATGAGGTCGTCACCGGCATCGCGAAGACCGGCGTGGTGGGGGTGATCCGGGGGCAAGCACCGGGCGACGGCATCGGCTTCCGCGCCGACATGGACGCGCTGCCGATCCTGGAGGAGACCGGGCTCGTCTATGCCTCCACCGTGCCGGGGACGATGCATGCCTGCGGCCATGACGGGCACACCACCATGCTGCTCGGCGCGGCGAAGTACCTGGCGGAGACGCGCAACTTCGCCGGCACCGCCTATGTGATCTTCCAGCCGGCCGAGGAGAATTTCGGCGGCGGCGATGCGATGGTGAAGGAGGGGCTGTTCGAGCGCTTCCCGATGAAGCGGGTCTTCGGCATCCACAACTGGCCCAGCCTGCCCGCCGGGCAGTTCGCCTGGAAGGTCGGCCCGATCATGGCCGCCGTCGCCAACATCACCATCACCGTCACCGGCAAGGGCGCGCATGGCGCCATGCCGCACAACGGCAACGACCCGATCGTGATCGCGGCGCAGATCGTCTCCGCGCTGCAATCCATCGTGGCGCGCAATGTCGAGCCGGTGGAGGCCGGCGTCGTGACCATCGCGCACATCACCGGCGGCCACACCTTCAACGTGATCCCGGAGGTGGTGCGGATGCAGGGCACCGCGCGCTGGTTCAAGCCGGAGATCGGCGACCTGCTGGAGCGCAAGGTGCGCGAGATCGCGGGCGGCATCGCGGCGGCCTTCGGCGCCAGCGCGGAGGTCGATTTCCAGCGCGCCTATCCGGCCACGATCAACGAGGCGGAGAGCACGCGCCTGGCCGCCGAGGCGGCCGCCGTGGTGGTGGGCGAGGGCCGCGTGATCGAGGTGGAGAAGCCGACCATGGGCGGCGAGGACTTCTCCTTCATGCTCAACGTGAAGGACGGGTCCTACCTGTTCCTCGGCGGCGGCCGGACGGGACACGACCCGAACGTCCATCACCCGCTCTATGACTTCAACGACGAGATCCTGCCGGTGGGCGCTTCCTATTTCGCCACGCTGGCGGAACGGCTCCTGCCCCGCCAGGGCTGA
- the cbiB gene encoding adenosylcobinamide-phosphate synthase CbiB, whose translation MPSLFILAGALALEAVLGYPEAVFRRIRHPVVWMGGLIAWLERRLNRETGTNKARRLAGFLAQLLLLSAVVVPAALLQLLLLRSLPFWPAVALLALLAASLPAQRSLHDHVRAVARALEERGLAGGREAVSRIVGRDPAALDEAGVVRAATESLAENFSDGVVAPAFWCGVAGLPGIAGYKAANTADSMIGHRTPRYADYGWAAARFDDLVNLPASRLSALWLVLAALLTPGASARGALRAVRRDASRHRSPNAGWPEAAMAGALGLRLAGPRVYGGVRVEDHWMGDGRAEAVPADLRRALRLYRRACAVQFAAVLALAALAMAAG comes from the coding sequence TTGCCCAGCTTGTTCATCCTGGCCGGCGCGCTCGCGCTGGAAGCCGTCCTTGGCTATCCCGAAGCCGTGTTCCGCAGGATCCGCCATCCGGTGGTCTGGATGGGTGGGCTCATCGCCTGGCTGGAACGCCGTCTGAATCGGGAAACCGGCACGAATAAGGCAAGGCGCCTCGCGGGGTTCCTCGCGCAGTTGCTTCTCCTGAGCGCGGTGGTGGTGCCCGCCGCGCTGCTGCAGCTCCTGCTGCTGCGGTCCCTCCCCTTCTGGCCGGCGGTCGCCCTGCTGGCGCTGCTGGCGGCGAGCCTGCCGGCGCAGCGCAGCCTGCACGATCACGTGCGCGCCGTGGCGCGGGCGCTGGAGGAGCGCGGGCTGGCGGGCGGGCGCGAGGCGGTGTCGCGAATCGTGGGCCGCGACCCCGCCGCGCTGGACGAGGCGGGCGTGGTGCGCGCCGCGACCGAGAGCCTGGCCGAGAACTTCTCCGACGGCGTGGTGGCGCCGGCCTTCTGGTGCGGGGTCGCGGGCCTGCCCGGCATCGCCGGCTACAAGGCCGCCAACACCGCCGACAGCATGATCGGCCACCGCACGCCGCGCTACGCCGACTATGGCTGGGCCGCCGCCCGCTTCGACGACCTGGTGAACCTTCCGGCCTCCCGCCTCTCGGCACTGTGGCTCGTCCTCGCCGCCCTGCTCACCCCCGGAGCCAGCGCGCGGGGGGCGCTGCGCGCGGTGCGGCGGGATGCCAGCCGCCACCGTTCCCCCAATGCCGGATGGCCGGAAGCCGCCATGGCGGGGGCGCTGGGCCTGCGCCTCGCCGGGCCGCGCGTCTATGGCGGCGTGCGGGTGGAGGATCACTGGATGGGCGACGGCCGCGCGGAGGCGGTGCCGGCGGATCTGCGCCGGGCGCTGCGGCTTTACCGGCGGGCCTGCGCGGTGCAGTTCGCGGCGGTGCTGGCGCTGGCCGCGCTCGCCATGGCGGCGGGCTGA
- the cobO gene encoding cob(I)yrinic acid a,c-diamide adenosyltransferase: MSDTEEAARHRAKMEKRKAVQDAEVASKTIEKGLLLVNTGPGKGKSTAAFGLLLRMLGHGRPCGVVQFIKGAWSTGERHVLEGFGPLVEWHSMGEGFTWETQDRARDVAAAEAAWAKALALMAREDLALLVLDELCIALRYGYLGTDAVVAALRARRPSLHVVATGRNAPPALVEAADLVTEMGLVKHHFAAGVKAQQGIEF, encoded by the coding sequence GTGAGCGACACGGAGGAAGCCGCCCGCCACCGCGCGAAGATGGAGAAGCGCAAGGCGGTGCAGGATGCCGAGGTGGCCTCGAAGACCATCGAGAAGGGCCTGCTGCTGGTGAACACCGGCCCCGGCAAGGGCAAGTCCACCGCCGCCTTCGGCCTGCTGCTGCGCATGCTGGGCCATGGGCGGCCCTGCGGCGTGGTGCAGTTCATCAAGGGCGCCTGGAGCACGGGCGAGCGCCATGTGCTGGAAGGCTTCGGCCCCTTGGTGGAGTGGCACAGCATGGGCGAGGGCTTCACCTGGGAAACGCAGGACCGCGCCCGCGACGTGGCGGCGGCGGAGGCGGCCTGGGCGAAGGCCCTGGCGCTGATGGCGCGGGAGGACCTCGCCCTGCTGGTGCTGGACGAGCTCTGCATCGCGCTGCGCTACGGCTATCTCGGCACCGACGCCGTGGTGGCGGCGCTGCGGGCACGGCGGCCCTCGCTGCATGTCGTCGCCACCGGCCGCAACGCCCCGCCGGCGCTGGTCGAAGCGGCGGACCTCGTCACCGAGATGGGGCTGGTGAAGCACCATTTCGCGGCGGGGGTGAAGGCGCAGCAGGGGATCGAGTTCTGA
- the cobD gene encoding threonine-phosphate decarboxylase CobD, with protein MTEHGGRLAAARLLFPGAPEPFLDLSTGINPVPYHLPRFPADAFTRLPEPEALWELQMIAAAAYGAASPEMVAAAPGTQILISLLPHLLPWRDVAVLGPTYAEHALSWRAAGARVTETEDPGELARHEVAVLCNPNNPDGRRHDRAALAALAARVRLLVVDESFADFDGPERNAAPLLPRPDLLVLRSFGKSYGLAGLRLGFALAEPALAGRLRAMMGPWAVSGPALAVGIPALRDRNWLIEASRRCAVDALRLDMLLAQAGFRILGGTSLFRLASHAAAADWFGRLGRAGILVRGFRDLPDRLRFGLPGDEAGWTRLEAVLRG; from the coding sequence GTGACCGAACATGGTGGCCGGCTGGCCGCGGCACGGCTGCTCTTTCCCGGCGCGCCGGAGCCTTTCCTCGACCTGTCCACGGGTATCAACCCCGTGCCCTATCACCTGCCGCGCTTCCCGGCCGATGCCTTCACCCGCCTGCCGGAGCCGGAGGCGCTGTGGGAACTCCAGATGATCGCCGCCGCCGCCTATGGCGCCGCATCGCCGGAGATGGTGGCCGCCGCGCCGGGCACGCAGATCCTGATCAGCCTCCTGCCGCATCTCCTGCCCTGGCGCGACGTGGCGGTGCTCGGCCCGACCTATGCCGAGCACGCCCTGTCCTGGCGCGCGGCCGGGGCGCGGGTGACGGAAACGGAAGACCCCGGGGAACTGGCGCGGCACGAGGTGGCGGTGCTGTGCAACCCCAACAACCCCGATGGCCGCCGGCACGACCGGGCAGCGCTGGCGGCGCTGGCGGCCCGGGTGAGGCTGCTGGTGGTGGACGAGTCCTTCGCCGATTTCGACGGGCCGGAGCGCAACGCGGCGCCGCTCCTGCCGCGGCCGGACCTGCTGGTGCTACGCTCCTTCGGCAAGAGCTACGGGCTGGCCGGGCTGCGCCTGGGCTTCGCCCTGGCCGAGCCCGCCCTGGCCGGGCGGCTGCGCGCGATGATGGGCCCCTGGGCCGTCTCCGGCCCCGCTTTGGCGGTGGGCATCCCGGCCCTGCGCGACCGGAACTGGCTGATCGAGGCATCGCGCCGCTGCGCCGTGGACGCGCTGCGGCTGGACATGCTGCTGGCCCAGGCGGGCTTCCGCATCCTGGGCGGCACCAGCCTCTTCCGCCTGGCCTCCCACGCGGCGGCGGCGGACTGGTTTGGACGGCTGGGCCGGGCGGGCATCCTGGTGCGCGGCTTCCGCGACCTCCCCGACCGGCTGCGCTTCGGCCTGCCGGGCGACGAGGCGGGCTGGACGCGGCTGGAGGCGGTGCTGCGCGGCTGA
- a CDS encoding cobyric acid synthase, with translation MSVALMFQGTGSSVGKSLLVAGLARLFAQRGLRVRPFKPQNMSNNAAVTADGGEIGRAQALQARAAGVAPSVHMNPVLLKPQSETGSQVVVQGHVLATARAREYQAMKPQLMPHVLDSFARLRAEADLVLVEGAGSASEINLRAGDIANMGFARATGTPVVLVGDIDRGGVIASLVGTQAVLPPEDAAMIRGFLVNRMRGDPTLFEAGMRAIAERTGWAPLGLVPFTDAARRLPAEDAQDLFTALGAAPRNPGAPLRIAVPVLPCISNFDDLDPLAAEPGVELLLLRRGTPLPGDCGLVVLPGSKATIADLAVLREEGWDIDILAHRRRGGRVLGLCGGYQMLGRRIEDPLGIEGPPGGVAGLGLLDVSTVLTREKRLSPAGGVTLAEGAPFTGYEMHMGRTEGPDAANPLLRLDDGRLDGAVSADGLVSGTYVHGLFGDDAQRAAWLGRLGLAAAPRRHEAGVEAALDALAAHLARHVDVEALLRIAGRA, from the coding sequence ATGTCCGTGGCCCTGATGTTCCAGGGCACCGGTTCCTCGGTCGGCAAGTCGCTGCTGGTGGCGGGGCTGGCGCGTCTCTTCGCGCAGCGCGGGCTGCGGGTGCGGCCCTTCAAGCCGCAGAACATGTCCAACAACGCCGCCGTCACGGCCGATGGCGGGGAGATCGGCCGCGCCCAGGCCCTCCAGGCGCGGGCGGCCGGCGTGGCGCCCAGCGTCCACATGAACCCCGTGCTGCTCAAGCCGCAGAGCGAGACCGGCTCCCAGGTCGTGGTGCAGGGCCACGTCCTCGCCACGGCGCGGGCCCGCGAATACCAGGCGATGAAGCCCCAACTCATGCCCCATGTCCTCGACAGCTTCGCGCGGCTGCGGGCCGAGGCCGACCTCGTGCTGGTGGAGGGGGCCGGCAGCGCCTCCGAGATCAACCTGCGCGCGGGCGACATCGCCAATATGGGCTTCGCCCGCGCCACCGGCACGCCGGTCGTGCTGGTGGGCGATATCGACCGGGGCGGGGTGATCGCCAGCCTCGTCGGCACCCAGGCGGTTCTGCCGCCGGAGGATGCGGCGATGATCCGCGGCTTCCTGGTGAACCGGATGCGCGGCGACCCGACGCTGTTCGAGGCGGGGATGCGCGCGATCGCGGAACGCACCGGCTGGGCGCCGCTGGGGCTGGTGCCCTTCACCGACGCGGCGCGCCGCCTGCCGGCTGAGGACGCACAGGATCTGTTCACCGCCCTTGGGGCCGCCCCCCGCAACCCCGGCGCCCCCCTGCGGATCGCCGTGCCGGTGCTGCCCTGCATCAGCAATTTCGACGACCTCGACCCGCTCGCCGCCGAGCCGGGGGTGGAGCTCCTGCTGCTGCGCCGGGGCACGCCCCTGCCGGGGGATTGCGGCCTCGTGGTGCTGCCCGGCTCGAAGGCCACGATCGCCGACCTCGCCGTGCTGCGCGAGGAAGGCTGGGACATCGACATCCTGGCGCACCGGCGGCGGGGCGGGCGGGTGCTGGGGCTCTGCGGCGGCTACCAGATGCTCGGGCGGCGGATCGAGGACCCGCTGGGCATCGAGGGTCCGCCCGGCGGCGTGGCGGGGCTCGGCCTGCTCGACGTCTCGACGGTCCTGACACGGGAGAAGCGGCTCAGCCCGGCCGGCGGCGTGACGCTGGCGGAAGGCGCGCCCTTCACCGGCTACGAGATGCATATGGGCCGCACCGAGGGGCCGGACGCGGCGAACCCGCTGCTCCGCCTCGATGACGGGCGGCTGGACGGCGCTGTCTCGGCGGACGGGCTGGTTTCGGGCACCTATGTCCACGGCCTGTTCGGCGACGACGCGCAGCGGGCGGCCTGGCTGGGGCGCCTGGGCCTCGCCGCGGCGCCGCGCCGGCACGAGGCCGGGGTCGAGGCGGCGTTGGACGCGCTGGCGGCGCATCTGGCGCGGCATGTGGACGTGGAAGCCCTGCTGCGCATCGCCGGACGGGCATGA
- the rplM gene encoding 50S ribosomal protein L13 — MLSTQTRSIKPAEVKKDWVLIDAEGLVLGRLAALVANRLRGKHKPTFTPHVDCGDHVVIVNADKVRVTGAKAEQSVFYWHTGYAGGIKGRTVRERLEGRFPERVIEKAVERMITRGPLGRQQMRNLHVYAGGEHPHAGQTPSKVDIAALNRKNKVA; from the coding sequence ATGCTCTCGACGCAGACCCGCTCGATCAAGCCGGCGGAGGTCAAGAAGGACTGGGTGCTGATCGACGCGGAGGGCCTCGTGCTCGGCCGTCTCGCCGCCCTGGTCGCCAATCGCCTCCGCGGCAAGCACAAGCCCACCTTCACCCCGCATGTCGATTGCGGCGATCACGTCGTGATCGTCAACGCCGACAAGGTCCGCGTCACCGGCGCCAAGGCCGAGCAGTCCGTGTTCTACTGGCACACCGGCTACGCCGGCGGCATCAAGGGCCGCACGGTGCGTGAGCGCCTCGAGGGCCGTTTCCCCGAGCGCGTGATCGAGAAGGCCGTGGAGCGCATGATCACCCGTGGCCCCCTCGGCCGCCAGCAGATGCGCAACCTCCACGTCTATGCCGGTGGCGAGCACCCGCACGCCGGCCAGACGCCGTCGAAGGTCGACATCGCGGCGCTGAACCGCAAGAACAAGGTGGCCTGA
- a CDS encoding SDR family oxidoreductase translates to MSATLRPGDGPVTVIGASGRSGATLCRSLAADGIPVIPVVRNPERWAATGLPGTPRVADLKDAAALRAALADATRIVSGAHARHAPAILAAAPPAARIVLMGSTRRFSRWADAHGDGVRAGEAALLASGWNGVILHPTMIYGAQGEDNVQRLAALMRRLPVAPLPGGGRALVQPIHQDDVTASLRAALARDWEAPRALVIAGPEALRYADFLRAVCRAAGVRVPPVLPVPLAPLLALSPLTRLLPFLPTVRASELRRLTEDKGFDIGPMRAELGVEPRPLEAGLASTFGRG, encoded by the coding sequence GTGAGTGCCACGCTGCGTCCCGGAGATGGTCCCGTCACGGTGATCGGCGCCTCCGGCCGTTCCGGCGCCACGCTCTGCCGCTCCCTGGCCGCTGACGGCATCCCCGTCATCCCCGTGGTGCGGAACCCGGAACGCTGGGCCGCCACCGGCCTGCCCGGCACGCCGCGCGTCGCCGACCTGAAGGATGCCGCGGCCCTGCGCGCCGCGCTGGCGGATGCCACGCGCATCGTGTCCGGCGCCCATGCCCGGCATGCCCCGGCGATCCTCGCCGCCGCGCCGCCGGCGGCGCGGATCGTGCTGATGGGCAGCACGCGCCGCTTCTCCCGCTGGGCGGATGCGCATGGCGACGGCGTGCGGGCCGGCGAGGCGGCGCTGCTGGCCAGCGGGTGGAACGGCGTGATCCTGCACCCCACGATGATCTATGGCGCCCAGGGGGAGGACAACGTGCAGCGCCTGGCCGCGCTGATGCGGCGCCTGCCCGTCGCGCCCCTGCCCGGCGGCGGGCGGGCGCTGGTGCAGCCGATCCACCAGGACGACGTGACCGCCAGCCTGCGCGCCGCGCTGGCGCGGGACTGGGAGGCGCCCCGAGCGCTGGTGATCGCCGGGCCGGAGGCGCTGCGCTATGCCGATTTCCTGCGGGCGGTGTGCCGTGCCGCCGGGGTGCGGGTGCCGCCGGTCCTGCCCGTGCCGCTGGCGCCGCTGCTGGCGCTGTCCCCCCTCACCCGGCTGCTGCCCTTCCTGCCCACCGTGCGGGCGAGCGAGCTGCGGCGGCTGACGGAGGACAAGGGCTTCGACATCGGGCCGATGCGGGCGGAGCTGGGGGTCGAGCCGCGTCCGCTGGAGGCGGGGCTGGCGAGCACCTTCGGGCGGGGGTGA
- the rpsI gene encoding 30S ribosomal protein S9, with the protein MSDTQSTNSLADLKTLVAGTPAGEGTTAAATREPKRDAQGRAYATGRRKNAIARVWLKPGKGEVQVNGRAQAKYFARPVLRMLIAQPFLVADRYQQFDVICTVVGGGLSGQAGAVRLGVSRALTHYEPALRPILKKAGFLTRDPRVVERKKYGKAKARRSFQFSKR; encoded by the coding sequence GTGAGCGACACCCAGTCCACGAATTCCCTCGCCGACCTCAAGACCCTCGTCGCCGGCACCCCGGCCGGCGAGGGCACCACGGCCGCCGCGACCCGTGAGCCGAAGCGCGACGCCCAGGGCCGCGCCTACGCCACCGGCCGCCGCAAGAACGCCATCGCCCGCGTCTGGCTGAAGCCCGGCAAGGGCGAGGTTCAGGTCAATGGCCGCGCCCAGGCGAAGTACTTCGCCCGCCCGGTGCTGCGGATGCTGATCGCCCAGCCCTTCCTGGTGGCGGACCGCTACCAGCAGTTCGACGTGATCTGCACGGTGGTCGGCGGTGGCCTGTCCGGCCAGGCCGGCGCGGTGCGCCTCGGCGTCAGCCGCGCGCTCACCCACTACGAGCCCGCCCTGCGCCCGATCCTGAAGAAGGCCGGCTTCCTGACCCGCGACCCGCGCGTGGTCGAGCGCAAGAAGTACGGCAAGGCCAAGGCCCGACGCTCCTTCCAGTTCAGCAAGCGCTGA